The Christiangramia flava JLT2011 genome has a segment encoding these proteins:
- a CDS encoding DNA topoisomerase IV, which translates to MRKFVILIVVFSMISCFNAERNCEDFHTGTFEFKSYINGEMVTSTFIRNDSTEIEEFRGKVDTSSIRWINDCEYILKNLHPDGMAEEKAIHMKILTTSKDGYTFEYGQVGDPKKSRGSVTKISE; encoded by the coding sequence ATGAGAAAGTTCGTTATTTTAATTGTGGTATTCTCTATGATTTCCTGCTTTAACGCGGAAAGAAACTGTGAGGATTTTCATACCGGCACCTTTGAGTTCAAATCGTATATTAACGGAGAGATGGTCACCTCTACTTTCATTAGGAATGATTCGACTGAAATCGAGGAATTTCGAGGAAAAGTCGATACTTCTTCTATCCGCTGGATAAACGATTGCGAGTATATCCTGAAGAATTTACATCCTGATGGAATGGCTGAAGAAAAAGCGATCCATATGAAGATCCTTACGACCAGTAAAGATGGTTATACCTTTGAATATGGGCAGGTTGGTGACCCTAAAAAGTCTCGTGGTTCTGTCACCAAAATTTCAGAATAG
- the mscL gene encoding large-conductance mechanosensitive channel protein MscL, whose translation MGLIKEFKDFAVKGNMVDMAIGIIIGAAFSTIVDSLVKQIISPPLSLLTGEINFEDKKWVLREAIGTHGSPNYLEEVSIGYGIFIQSVINFLIVGFVLFLFVRFMNRFREKAEDPKNTQVKTPKDIELLSKIADQMEEQNQMLRDR comes from the coding sequence ATGGGATTGATAAAGGAATTTAAAGATTTTGCCGTCAAGGGAAATATGGTCGATATGGCCATTGGTATTATCATTGGCGCGGCTTTCAGTACGATCGTGGACAGCCTGGTCAAACAAATCATTTCACCACCGCTCAGCTTACTCACAGGTGAGATCAATTTTGAAGATAAAAAATGGGTGTTACGAGAGGCAATTGGCACTCATGGGAGCCCGAATTACCTGGAGGAAGTTTCTATTGGCTACGGAATTTTCATCCAGTCGGTTATTAATTTCCTGATAGTTGGCTTTGTATTATTCCTATTTGTAAGATTTATGAATCGTTTCCGTGAAAAAGCCGAAGATCCTAAAAATACTCAGGTAAAAACCCCCAAAGACATTGAGTTGCTATCGAAGATCGCAGACCAGATGGAAGAGCAGAATCAGATGCTGCGCGATCGATAA
- a CDS encoding M14 family zinc carboxypeptidase: MEKLLEEFRTKRAYQTIKWKAASGRYITLADLKKIKSKFDRFYQFEKIGESVEERKIYQIKIGSGPIKILAWSQMHGNESTTTKAIFDLIAFFNHYKDHEEIKKLLQQITLVCVPILNPDGAKYYTRVNANHVDLNRDMQRLSQPESSILRKLSKEFQPDYCLNLHDQRTIFSAGPTNNPAVLSFLTPARDEERTIDETREESMALIATMADYLKPELENKIGRYDDGFNINCAGDTFQSEGIPTILFEAGHFPGDYQREETRRYIFLALISGLAAIANDNTVDFHKYFDLPENQKLFRDVIIRNVDFEGSLVDVVIQFKETLKNGKLRFVPIIEKIGQSIQQIGHREIDAQNEKIRIAGEELLIENVVVNKIFLKSTEIPIKME, translated from the coding sequence ATGGAAAAATTACTCGAAGAGTTTCGTACGAAACGGGCCTATCAAACGATCAAATGGAAGGCTGCTTCAGGAAGATATATTACGCTGGCCGATCTTAAAAAGATCAAATCAAAGTTCGATCGATTTTATCAATTTGAGAAAATTGGAGAATCAGTTGAGGAACGAAAAATCTATCAAATTAAAATAGGAAGTGGACCAATAAAAATTCTAGCTTGGTCACAAATGCACGGAAATGAATCCACGACCACTAAGGCTATTTTTGATCTTATTGCATTTTTTAATCATTATAAGGACCATGAGGAGATCAAAAAACTACTTCAGCAGATCACTTTGGTGTGTGTTCCGATCCTCAACCCCGATGGCGCCAAATATTACACCCGTGTCAATGCGAATCATGTAGACCTGAATCGTGACATGCAACGCCTTTCACAGCCTGAAAGCAGCATATTGCGGAAGCTGTCAAAAGAATTTCAGCCAGATTACTGCCTCAATCTTCACGATCAACGCACCATTTTTAGTGCAGGACCCACAAACAACCCGGCGGTATTGAGCTTTTTGACGCCCGCCCGGGATGAAGAGCGCACTATTGACGAAACTCGAGAAGAAAGCATGGCTCTTATAGCTACGATGGCTGATTATTTAAAACCGGAACTAGAGAATAAAATAGGTAGATATGATGATGGTTTTAATATTAATTGTGCAGGTGATACGTTTCAGTCAGAAGGAATTCCTACAATTCTTTTTGAAGCAGGACATTTTCCGGGGGATTATCAAAGGGAAGAAACACGCCGGTATATATTCCTGGCACTTATTTCCGGACTTGCTGCCATCGCGAACGATAATACGGTAGATTTCCATAAATATTTCGATCTTCCGGAAAATCAGAAGTTATTTCGCGATGTGATCATTCGTAATGTTGATTTTGAAGGAAGTCTCGTTGATGTGGTCATTCAATTTAAGGAAACATTAAAGAATGGAAAGCTCAGATTCGTTCCGATTATAGAAAAAATCGGTCAGTCCATCCAGCAAATCGGGCACCGGGAAATAGATGCACAGAATGAAAAAATCCGAATTGCAGGGGAGGAGCTCCTTATCGAAAACGTTGTAGTTAATAAAATCTTCTTAAAATCAACAGAAATTCCAATTAAAATGGAATAA
- a CDS encoding helix-turn-helix domain-containing protein, with the protein MVNTEDFSIRLTKIMEFYELSAAAFADRIDVGRSSISHIISGRNKPSLEFVMKVVKGFPEVELYWLLNGKGSFPKSNSTTPKAEREKIVPTPTVQVPTKSNEAMNFQEVPKNSEKRTIQKIVIFYDDGTFDAFEN; encoded by the coding sequence ATGGTAAACACGGAAGATTTCTCTATTAGACTTACGAAAATCATGGAATTTTACGAGCTGTCTGCAGCTGCCTTTGCTGATCGTATCGATGTGGGAAGGTCTTCTATTTCGCATATCATTTCAGGAAGAAATAAACCCAGTCTGGAATTCGTGATGAAGGTTGTTAAAGGTTTTCCTGAAGTGGAATTGTACTGGCTCCTAAATGGAAAAGGCAGTTTTCCCAAATCTAATTCCACTACTCCGAAAGCTGAGCGAGAAAAAATTGTTCCCACTCCAACAGTTCAGGTGCCGACAAAATCAAATGAAGCTATGAACTTTCAGGAGGTTCCAAAAAATTCAGAAAAAAGAACTATTCAAAAAATCGTGATATTTTATGATGACGGCACATTTGATGCCTTTGAGAATTGA
- a CDS encoding Lrp/AsnC family transcriptional regulator: MAKFKLDETDHQILDMLIENTRTPFTDIAKKLLISAGTVHVRVKKMEEAGIIIGSSLTLDYKKLGYAFIAYVGVFLKNTSQTKFVLERINEIPFVTVAHVTTGKFNVFCKVRARNTQHAKEIIFQLDDIEGVYRTETMISLEESINDKKRLMHSIFKEL; the protein is encoded by the coding sequence ATGGCCAAGTTTAAATTAGACGAGACCGATCACCAGATCCTCGATATGCTTATCGAAAATACGCGTACTCCTTTTACAGATATCGCGAAAAAATTGTTAATATCTGCAGGGACGGTGCATGTGAGGGTTAAAAAAATGGAAGAAGCCGGTATTATCATCGGGTCATCCCTTACTTTGGATTATAAAAAATTAGGATATGCCTTTATCGCCTATGTGGGGGTGTTCCTTAAAAATACTTCTCAGACAAAATTCGTTTTGGAACGTATCAATGAAATTCCTTTCGTGACCGTGGCCCACGTGACCACCGGGAAGTTCAACGTATTTTGTAAGGTAAGAGCACGCAATACTCAACATGCCAAAGAGATCATCTTTCAGTTAGATGATATCGAAGGTGTTTACCGTACCGAGACCATGATTTCTCTGGAAGAGAGCATTAATGATAAGAAACGTTTGATGCATTCAATTTTTAAAGAATTGTAA